The following are from one region of the Capsicum annuum cultivar UCD-10X-F1 chromosome 1, UCD10Xv1.1, whole genome shotgun sequence genome:
- the LOC107857329 gene encoding B3 domain-containing protein REM10, whose product MKITPKKPHFLKPMRPGFKQGIKIPRSFLIKYMKRHNHYEHAILKRADKKWQVKVNNGLFESDWEKFVEQHDLQLGDILVFKHEENMDFKVSIFDLYQECEREYEEEELKAQNVEEISQKFESKESATPKACSHFVLTVKPHCLSMDVLNIPKKFALANGLFNVKKLDLIVIDERQRSWPVILRSYGNCVYLRGGWNKIRDANCLKEGDHITFEVVTGGEKSVWQFHNKPNHDIKSSSKTFPHPETSIHKPLDHSQFVCTVRPYSLSRDALLIPKQFALANGLFNFKECNLIVRSDETQRSWNVMLRSYSNKDLYLTNGWNEIRDANHLKEGDHILFEVVTNGNEPIWKFHGKDAASFKRLTEG is encoded by the exons ATGAAAATCACTCCAAAGAAACCTCACTTTCTTAAACCCATGCGCCCTGGTTTCAAGCAAGGAATT AAAATTCCTAGAAGTTTCTTGATAAAGTATATGAAGAGACACAATCACTACGAACATGCAATATTGAAAAGGGCAG ATAAAAAGTGGCAAGTGAAAGTGAACAACGGACTGTTCGAAAGCGATTGGGAAAAATTTGTAGAGCAACATGATTTGCAGTTGGGAGATATTTTGGTATTCAAACATGAAGAAAATATGGATTTTAAAGTTTCCATATTTGATTTATATCAAGAATGTGAGAgagaatatgaagaagaagaactaaAGGCACAAAATGTTGAAGAGATTTCCCAGAAATTTGAATCTAAAG AATCTGCTACCCCCAAAGCTTGTTCTCATTTCGTATTGACTGTTAAACCCCATTGTCTCTCAATGGATGTCTTG AACATACCAAAAAAATTTGCATTGGCAAATGGTCTCTTCAATGTCAAGAAACTTGATTTGATTGTCATAGATGAAAGACAAAGATCGTGGCCTGTAATATTACGTTCATATGGTAATTGCGTATATCTTAGAGGTGGATGGAATAAAATTCGTGATGCAAATTGCTTGAAGGAGGGAGATCACATAACATTTGAGGTTGTTACCGGTGGAGAAAAATCAGTATGGCAATTTCATA ACAAGCCAAACCACGACATCAAGTCATCAAGCAAAACTTTTCCCCATCCAGAGACTTCAATTCACAAGCCTCTTGATCATTCTCAATTTGTATGCACTGTAAGACCCTATAGCCTCTCAAGGGATGCCTTG TTAATCCCTAAACAATTTGCATTGGCAAATGGTTTATTCAACTTCAAGGAGTGCAATTTGATTGTCAGATCAGATGAAACACAGAGGTCGTGGAATGTAATGTTACGTTCATATAGTAATAAGGACTTGTATCTTACAAATGGATGGAATGAAATACGCGATGCAAACCACTTGAAGGAGGGAGATCACATTCTGTTTGAAGTTGTTACTAATGGAAATGAACCAATATGGAAATTTCATG GCAAAGATGCAGCATCATTCAAGAGGTTGACTGAAGGATAA